One stretch of Leptospira hartskeerlii DNA includes these proteins:
- a CDS encoding STAS domain-containing protein — translation MSDEFKINVDLEPNVPVIHISGEITSEADDEILGKYQSIPEQRRTRVILNFHGTSYINSAGLATLISLITKASESSSKIEFAGLNDHFRKVMDIVGLTDFVLIHNTLQEALS, via the coding sequence ATGTCTGACGAATTCAAAATAAACGTGGATCTTGAACCTAATGTTCCGGTGATCCATATCTCTGGAGAAATTACCTCCGAGGCAGATGACGAAATTTTAGGAAAATACCAGTCCATACCCGAACAACGTAGGACTAGGGTGATTTTGAATTTCCATGGAACGTCTTACATCAATTCGGCGGGACTTGCGACACTGATCAGTTTGATCACCAAAGCAAGTGAATCTTCTTCCAAAATTGAATTTGCGGGTCTAAACGATCATTTCAGAAAAGTGATGGATATCGTTGGCCTTACGGATTTCGTTTTGATCCATAACACTCTGCAAGAAGCTCTTAGTTAA
- a CDS encoding Zn-ribbon domain-containing OB-fold protein — MAEIMEAHSLTGKKCKSCGFEATDPVVSCTSCGSDDVEPKTFSGKGKVYTYTVVHVGFGHLAPRAPYVLAVIELEEGAKTMSIIEGEYQGKPITESIAIDMPVLFDRTETSTGFIFKPA; from the coding sequence ATGGCGGAGATTATGGAAGCTCATTCTTTAACCGGAAAAAAATGTAAATCCTGCGGATTCGAAGCCACTGATCCTGTAGTTTCTTGCACAAGCTGCGGATCGGATGATGTGGAACCAAAAACTTTTTCAGGAAAAGGAAAAGTATACACTTACACTGTGGTTCATGTCGGTTTCGGACATTTGGCCCCAAGAGCGCCTTACGTTCTTGCAGTCATCGAGCTGGAAGAAGGTGCAAAGACCATGAGTATTATCGAAGGAGAATACCAAGGCAAACCGATCACCGAATCTATTGCGATCGATATGCCGGTTCTTTTCGATAGAACAGAAACTTCTACGGGATTTATTTTTAAACCCGCTTGA
- the motB gene encoding flagellar motor protein MotB: MAKQKCPECIQNIPEYMLTYGDMVTLLLCFFIMLYRTGKTNAIEMQIILSAFKTTTGFFDGGQTLSKGKLEEMGMNIESLPSMTTGKALSKSKKTATELFKPEIEAGKVRVTEDERGLVISLVGADYFNPGSAILQEPIKSTLKKASGLIKGLERFVRVEGHCDADAVLPGANPNREERTYLNNWDLAGARAINSTDYVVGVGKLDPSWFQAVSFGSYRPLVVENQGSPEAKAFNRRIDIVILTEKSTKRSEYESNFGLPKSRVPGSETSTESGL, translated from the coding sequence ATGGCAAAACAGAAATGTCCAGAATGTATCCAAAATATTCCAGAGTACATGCTTACTTATGGAGACATGGTTACACTTCTTCTTTGCTTCTTCATTATGTTATACCGTACGGGTAAAACGAATGCGATAGAGATGCAGATCATTCTATCTGCGTTCAAGACCACTACCGGATTTTTTGACGGTGGCCAAACTCTTTCCAAAGGAAAATTGGAAGAGATGGGAATGAATATAGAAAGTCTTCCTTCCATGACTACAGGGAAGGCGCTTTCTAAATCCAAGAAAACCGCTACAGAGTTATTTAAACCTGAGATAGAAGCAGGGAAAGTGAGAGTAACGGAAGACGAAAGAGGTCTTGTGATCAGCTTAGTAGGAGCCGATTATTTTAATCCAGGCTCCGCAATTTTACAAGAACCGATCAAGAGCACATTAAAGAAAGCCAGCGGACTCATCAAAGGACTCGAAAGATTTGTAAGGGTAGAAGGTCACTGCGACGCTGATGCTGTACTGCCTGGTGCCAATCCAAACAGGGAAGAAAGAACTTACTTAAACAACTGGGACCTTGCAGGAGCGAGAGCGATCAACTCCACTGATTATGTTGTGGGAGTAGGAAAGTTGGATCCGAGTTGGTTCCAAGCGGTGAGTTTCGGATCTTATAGACCTCTGGTTGTAGAAAACCAAGGGAGTCCTGAAGCAAAAGCATTCAATCGAAGAATTGATATCGTAATTTTAACGGAAAAATCCACCAAACGAAGCGAATACGAATCCAACTTCGGCTTACCTAAGAGCCGTGTTCCAGGTTCGGAAACTTCCACCGAAAGTGGATTATAG
- the kdsB gene encoding 3-deoxy-manno-octulosonate cytidylyltransferase → MTKSKILGVIPARYGSSRFPGKPLAKIGDLPMIAWTYKNSLKSSLLHDVVVATDDERILQIVLDNGGKAVMTSPDHPSGTDRIIEVALKYPDSGIIINIQGDEPGIESELIDGVAKLKLERPDWAMSTAAVRLEEKEIQDPNRVKVVLDKNGKALYFSRSAIPSQFKKTVPAYRHLGIYGYDRDFLLGYPELPPSPLEESESLEQLRAMEAGHSIGVYIASRAALSVDTPEDLELVVKDFKKKGLIP, encoded by the coding sequence ATGACAAAATCGAAAATCCTTGGGGTCATACCCGCAAGATATGGAAGTTCCCGATTTCCCGGCAAACCATTAGCCAAGATCGGGGACCTTCCCATGATTGCCTGGACATATAAGAATTCTCTAAAGTCCTCTCTTCTACATGATGTAGTCGTCGCTACCGACGATGAAAGGATCTTACAGATCGTTTTGGATAACGGCGGTAAGGCGGTAATGACTTCTCCCGATCATCCTTCCGGAACGGACAGGATCATAGAAGTGGCACTCAAATATCCGGACTCAGGAATTATAATCAATATCCAAGGTGACGAGCCCGGAATAGAATCGGAACTCATAGACGGAGTAGCAAAACTCAAACTGGAAAGACCGGATTGGGCAATGAGCACTGCAGCAGTTCGATTAGAAGAAAAAGAAATCCAAGATCCAAACAGAGTCAAAGTGGTCTTGGACAAAAACGGAAAGGCACTCTACTTCTCCCGTTCTGCCATTCCTAGCCAATTTAAAAAGACAGTCCCGGCATATAGACATCTGGGGATCTACGGATACGATAGGGATTTCTTACTTGGATATCCGGAACTTCCTCCAAGTCCTTTAGAGGAATCGGAATCACTAGAACAATTAAGAGCGATGGAAGCGGGGCATTCTATCGGAGTGTATATAGCAAGTCGCGCAGCATTGAGCGTAGATACACCCGAAGATCTGGAATTAGTAGTAAAAGATTTTAAGAAGAAGGGACTGATCCCTTAA
- a CDS encoding c-type cytochrome, with the protein MKTRAILISLFVSILSLIFLLNCGDKEKPKEEAAPVASAAATLSPEVEEGKKLFLENGCNACHGDTGAGDGAAAASLNPKPRNYKAPANEWKNGPTEAGILKTLNNGIPSNPVMTSYKFLGDEKLKKISKYVIYLNQN; encoded by the coding sequence ATGAAGACTCGGGCAATCCTGATTTCCCTTTTTGTTTCCATTCTCTCCCTCATCTTCCTATTGAACTGCGGAGATAAAGAAAAACCGAAAGAAGAAGCTGCACCTGTAGCAAGTGCGGCAGCAACTTTAAGTCCTGAAGTAGAAGAAGGTAAAAAACTTTTTCTTGAAAACGGCTGTAACGCATGTCACGGCGATACTGGTGCTGGAGACGGAGCGGCTGCGGCTAGCTTGAATCCAAAACCTAGAAATTACAAAGCACCTGCAAATGAATGGAAAAATGGTCCTACAGAAGCAGGAATTCTGAAAACTTTGAATAACGGAATTCCAAGCAACCCTGTAATGACTTCCTACAAGTTCTTAGGCGACGAAAAACTTAAAAAGATTTCTAAGTACGTAATCTACCTAAATCAAAATTAA
- a CDS encoding thiolase domain-containing protein, translated as MREVAIIGAYETVHGNHKDRTLRDLVTEAGNGAIKDSGIDRKEIQAVYVGNYAGNEFNAQNTMGSYAANLLGLGDRPAIRTEGACASGGIAMRQGVLAVASGLYDTVLVLGVEKMNGLDPETTMEIVARGQDQDVEGGYCISGPSGFALNAIRHMHEFGTTKEMLATVAEKNYFHGSLNPFAHKQKEISFNNIMRARMVTTPFGFHDVSLVTDASAAVVITTKEKAKSVRKDYVLVKGSGIGGDYFNVALKKDSVSFPASVQAATEAFKMAGVERKDIDVLECHDCFTITEIINIEDLGFVEKGKGGQFTKDGHTRLGGKLPVNTSGGLKAKGHPVGATGVGQVVEMTFQLRDQSEKRQVANARTALTHVLGGPGAVSIVHILQRGE; from the coding sequence ATGAGAGAAGTAGCAATCATCGGGGCGTATGAAACGGTCCATGGTAATCATAAAGATAGAACTTTACGTGATCTAGTTACTGAAGCAGGTAACGGAGCCATCAAAGATTCAGGAATAGACAGAAAGGAAATCCAAGCTGTTTATGTCGGAAACTACGCTGGCAATGAATTTAACGCCCAAAATACAATGGGTTCTTATGCAGCCAACTTACTTGGATTAGGTGATCGTCCTGCAATTCGTACCGAAGGAGCTTGTGCCTCCGGTGGTATTGCGATGAGACAGGGTGTTCTTGCAGTTGCATCCGGTCTATACGATACCGTTTTAGTTTTAGGTGTGGAGAAAATGAACGGTTTAGATCCGGAAACTACGATGGAAATCGTGGCAAGAGGCCAAGATCAAGACGTTGAAGGCGGTTATTGTATTTCCGGCCCTTCCGGCTTTGCGTTAAACGCGATCCGCCATATGCATGAATTCGGCACTACTAAAGAAATGTTGGCAACCGTTGCTGAAAAAAACTATTTTCACGGCAGCCTAAATCCATTTGCGCATAAACAAAAAGAGATTTCTTTCAATAATATCATGAGAGCAAGAATGGTCACTACTCCATTCGGTTTTCATGATGTTTCCCTGGTTACTGATGCTTCCGCGGCAGTTGTGATCACTACCAAAGAAAAAGCTAAATCTGTTCGTAAAGACTATGTTCTGGTAAAAGGTTCCGGAATCGGCGGAGACTACTTCAATGTGGCTCTTAAAAAAGATTCCGTAAGCTTCCCCGCTTCCGTGCAAGCAGCTACAGAGGCTTTTAAAATGGCCGGTGTGGAAAGAAAGGACATCGACGTCTTAGAATGTCACGACTGCTTCACGATCACCGAGATCATCAATATAGAAGATCTTGGCTTTGTGGAAAAAGGAAAAGGCGGCCAGTTCACTAAAGACGGTCACACTCGATTGGGTGGAAAACTTCCCGTAAATACCTCAGGCGGTTTAAAAGCAAAAGGTCATCCAGTAGGAGCTACAGGTGTAGGCCAGGTTGTAGAGATGACTTTTCAACTCAGAGACCAATCCGAAAAGCGACAAGTTGCAAACGCCCGCACTGCTTTAACTCATGTTTTAGGCGGCCCAGGTGCTGTTAGTATAGTGCATATTCTGCAGAGGGGGGAATAA
- a CDS encoding LIC12048 family lipoprotein, with the protein MFDLIVRIVVRKVILAIVALSFVGCLSDWGFGSGNVDLKKATWLVAEKVPLVVDKGGVPGGGGTVTSVNNLFTLKPGTKVSAQALGGTIDPTGTTIVNDFDGDGILNINETTTNVWVADYPDVDTVIAPPITLKIAILKSSTGESDEILSDINSEDLESTTSLGSETLIQNETIWKTVQFQDQYKNETEHSEATSIENVVNNVVSGSSSNSNNKNTNSWSNRVLSEGTTTKWADKPFINNIDRNATTTKSDSSGRNARKYRAEKASKVNQTSKVESNAGYVRAALYIKNRSVNMPVKLTNILCTLMFEDGSGNLIPVQSFRLRNDDYSLFQVEVYGGNEFGPYVVELNNLNTAEIERAINSGFTPKIYIVDYSMTHVADSNYKSALLNFSGDNLKIIEENSKGRTSLIKFYGPNLREKYRVAAFDDLSSADPCITTTASTLSPGITLKKALERISCSGNKVEFQDYVIDFSEIAPALNESKIHVRAIKSFAGIESKLPCVDGTFTGSDGVVRTACIQKPISSWSESEKATAGVWTIFSKAKYFSYTDYWVDGTNIRIFNPTDPKKVQMVKGVDSIIWAGDVYEIAYISVKDLLNKVVDPTYSSSPIANGEDRFSLNTLWDLKQLGDRPYDPDTNAKNVGKVGFGEKLVFEIKLDKTKYLNPNFGTPENGGTYQIYTNFSYNPIVSTNRFYLDQTLDFEVSLGAGGTRTDWVHIIKDTNVTDPKKIRRVWIDNSGYTDQTFRICLQMPSTSDVVNVENSLVNVYIRPALNSAYRRTIWPLSYTNVKKMRADLDVATKVGDTTIYLANVNGNIEQNDSIYFTGDPNVYTVASPPTITPLAPEGSFTVVLQSGIQKVSTKATLTTIPGTLQTPDVRLIEDNSFLSTWNAQTPASDYNLLQYLPLLLNGGTPDCSGANQFHPFGCLGFTPDYRTINWMGSYNKGVPFWNSWTDAGSFFSFLSGGSFSIGTNGNAYRASSIATDNTLSDPVGGDVTIGEPVSISSGDAMMVFWKQDTAILGKAVKITDPGTPVLNQFTLATSVGAATELTAKLDSNGKVTIIWENGLDIYIAIRNFSDGAVILAPTKVVTRTTDTGALARIGLAIGSNRALVTWSDIVAIPLSLESTRSVKGKIYDTTNGTVTVNAFNIYTINSWNDWRYEAATDGNGTPYALVGRHYLDFSGNTSGVYYHVINLSTGATVTTATLNTATILASSGVYVATGANYGVVIFRHNSGTWYARSINMTTGAVVDSTNLNIATNVSFIRVNVIGDYAYAQYSVDGALQVKVISLATNNFQYGNALTLSSAQAGAVQRSSKVAVSSDGVLFSAWEHTDGTKKTIRGRTFTLSPWALKGSSEFFLSTKNEGLQTGLPEVGVYLSRALPVWRSEDLATDSIRRFDLDLVNPGSLKYGMNNFFISPLIERDYQIKVTIVP; encoded by the coding sequence ATGTTCGATTTGATCGTTAGGATTGTTGTTAGGAAAGTTATTTTAGCTATAGTTGCTCTTTCCTTTGTAGGCTGTTTGAGCGACTGGGGCTTTGGCAGCGGAAATGTGGATTTGAAAAAAGCCACTTGGCTAGTTGCAGAAAAAGTCCCGCTAGTAGTGGATAAAGGAGGAGTTCCTGGTGGTGGTGGAACCGTTACTTCGGTTAATAACTTGTTCACTTTGAAGCCTGGTACAAAGGTTAGTGCGCAAGCGCTTGGTGGTACTATTGATCCAACCGGAACAACTATCGTTAACGATTTCGACGGAGATGGAATCTTAAATATCAATGAGACTACTACGAACGTCTGGGTGGCAGATTATCCGGATGTCGACACAGTAATTGCCCCTCCAATTACATTGAAGATCGCAATTTTAAAAAGTAGCACTGGGGAAAGTGATGAGATTTTAAGTGATATTAATTCTGAAGACTTGGAATCAACTACTAGTCTTGGATCAGAGACTCTTATACAGAATGAGACAATTTGGAAAACCGTTCAGTTCCAAGACCAATATAAGAATGAAACTGAACATTCTGAAGCAACCTCCATTGAAAATGTAGTTAATAATGTTGTTTCAGGTTCTAGCTCTAACTCTAACAATAAAAACACTAACAGCTGGTCAAATCGCGTATTGAGCGAAGGAACGACTACTAAGTGGGCTGATAAACCTTTTATAAATAATATTGATCGCAATGCGACTACCACCAAAAGTGATTCATCCGGAAGAAATGCTAGAAAATATCGAGCTGAAAAGGCTTCGAAAGTCAATCAGACTTCTAAAGTTGAATCGAACGCTGGTTATGTGAGGGCTGCACTTTATATTAAGAACCGATCGGTCAATATGCCAGTTAAGTTAACCAATATCCTTTGCACTCTTATGTTTGAAGATGGTAGCGGTAATTTAATTCCTGTACAAAGCTTTCGATTGCGAAATGATGATTATAGCCTTTTTCAAGTGGAAGTATATGGTGGAAATGAATTTGGTCCGTATGTTGTAGAGCTTAATAATTTAAACACTGCGGAAATTGAACGTGCCATCAATTCCGGATTTACCCCAAAAATATATATCGTAGATTATTCAATGACTCATGTAGCGGACTCGAATTATAAATCCGCCCTTTTGAATTTTAGTGGAGATAACCTAAAGATTATTGAGGAAAACTCTAAAGGTAGAACTAGTCTAATTAAATTTTATGGACCGAATTTAAGAGAGAAATATCGGGTAGCTGCTTTTGATGATCTAAGCAGTGCAGATCCATGTATAACTACAACAGCGTCTACATTGTCTCCCGGAATTACTTTAAAGAAGGCCTTAGAGAGAATATCCTGCTCTGGCAACAAAGTCGAATTCCAAGACTATGTAATTGACTTTAGTGAAATCGCTCCAGCGTTAAACGAATCGAAAATTCACGTAAGGGCGATTAAATCATTTGCTGGTATCGAAAGTAAGCTTCCTTGCGTCGATGGTACTTTTACAGGATCTGATGGAGTAGTGAGAACCGCGTGTATTCAGAAACCAATCAGTTCTTGGAGTGAATCAGAAAAAGCGACTGCTGGTGTTTGGACGATTTTTTCAAAAGCTAAATATTTTTCTTATACAGATTATTGGGTCGATGGAACCAATATTAGAATTTTCAACCCAACCGATCCCAAAAAGGTTCAGATGGTCAAAGGTGTTGATTCGATTATTTGGGCAGGTGATGTTTACGAGATCGCATATATTTCTGTAAAGGATTTATTAAATAAGGTTGTAGATCCAACTTACTCCTCTAGTCCGATTGCAAATGGAGAGGATCGTTTCTCGTTGAACACTCTTTGGGATTTAAAACAACTGGGTGATCGCCCTTATGACCCGGACACCAACGCAAAGAATGTTGGTAAGGTCGGTTTTGGAGAAAAATTAGTTTTTGAGATTAAATTAGATAAAACTAAATATCTAAATCCGAATTTTGGTACTCCGGAAAACGGCGGGACATATCAAATTTATACTAATTTCAGTTATAATCCGATCGTATCCACAAATCGATTCTATTTAGACCAAACTTTGGATTTTGAAGTTAGTTTAGGTGCAGGAGGAACCAGAACAGATTGGGTACATATTATAAAAGATACAAATGTCACTGATCCTAAAAAGATTCGTCGTGTTTGGATTGATAATTCTGGTTATACAGATCAGACTTTCCGCATTTGTTTACAAATGCCATCTACTAGTGATGTCGTAAATGTTGAGAACAGTTTAGTGAATGTATATATTCGCCCAGCTTTAAACAGCGCCTATCGTAGAACGATTTGGCCATTGAGTTATACGAATGTTAAGAAGATGCGCGCTGACTTAGATGTTGCAACGAAAGTTGGTGATACAACCATTTATCTTGCGAATGTAAATGGAAATATAGAGCAAAACGATTCAATTTATTTTACAGGCGATCCGAACGTTTACACTGTTGCATCTCCGCCAACTATTACCCCATTAGCTCCGGAAGGATCTTTTACCGTGGTTTTACAGTCTGGTATTCAAAAAGTTTCAACTAAGGCCACGCTTACTACAATCCCTGGAACGTTGCAGACTCCGGATGTAAGATTGATCGAAGACAATTCCTTTCTGTCAACTTGGAATGCTCAAACTCCTGCATCCGATTATAACTTACTGCAATATCTCCCTTTATTATTAAATGGAGGAACTCCAGATTGTTCTGGGGCAAATCAATTTCATCCATTTGGATGTTTAGGATTTACTCCTGATTATCGTACAATTAACTGGATGGGATCGTACAATAAGGGCGTACCTTTTTGGAATAGTTGGACAGATGCGGGTAGTTTCTTCAGCTTTCTGTCTGGCGGTAGCTTCTCAATAGGAACAAATGGAAATGCTTATCGAGCTAGCTCAATTGCAACTGATAATACTTTGAGTGATCCGGTTGGCGGCGATGTGACAATCGGTGAACCTGTGAGTATTTCCAGTGGGGATGCAATGATGGTCTTTTGGAAACAGGATACAGCTATCTTAGGAAAAGCTGTAAAAATCACAGATCCTGGAACGCCTGTGCTAAATCAATTTACACTTGCAACTTCTGTGGGAGCAGCTACGGAACTAACGGCAAAGTTAGATTCAAATGGTAAGGTTACAATTATTTGGGAGAACGGGTTGGATATTTATATCGCAATTCGTAATTTCTCTGATGGCGCTGTAATCTTAGCCCCAACTAAAGTTGTAACTCGCACAACAGATACGGGTGCTTTGGCTCGAATTGGTTTAGCAATAGGTTCAAATCGTGCATTAGTTACTTGGTCAGATATCGTTGCTATACCTCTTAGCTTAGAGAGTACGAGATCTGTTAAAGGAAAAATTTACGATACAACAAATGGTACCGTTACCGTTAACGCCTTCAATATCTATACAATCAATTCTTGGAATGATTGGAGATATGAAGCTGCTACGGATGGAAATGGGACACCATATGCACTTGTCGGTCGACATTACTTGGATTTTTCAGGAAATACTTCCGGTGTATACTATCATGTGATCAATCTGTCAACAGGTGCAACTGTCACTACCGCCACGCTCAATACTGCAACAATTTTGGCTTCAAGTGGAGTGTATGTTGCTACCGGAGCAAATTACGGTGTTGTAATATTTAGGCATAACAGTGGGACATGGTATGCAAGATCTATCAATATGACTACCGGAGCAGTCGTTGATTCTACCAATTTGAATATTGCTACAAATGTGTCTTTCATTAGGGTGAACGTGATTGGAGATTATGCCTATGCTCAATATTCAGTCGATGGGGCACTTCAGGTAAAAGTGATTAGTCTCGCGACAAACAATTTCCAATATGGGAACGCATTGACACTCAGTTCTGCACAAGCAGGAGCAGTACAAAGATCTTCCAAAGTTGCTGTAAGTAGCGACGGGGTATTGTTCTCGGCATGGGAACATACGGATGGTACTAAGAAAACTATTCGAGGTCGCACATTTACTCTCAGCCCATGGGCGCTAAAAGGGAGTTCTGAATTCTTCCTAAGTACCAAGAATGAAGGTCTTCAGACGGGATTGCCTGAAGTTGGAGTGTATCTATCTCGCGCTCTACCAGTTTGGAGGTCTGAAGATCTCGCTACAGATTCAATTCGTAGATTCGATTTGGATTTGGTGAACCCTGGTTCATTAAAATATGGTATGAATAATTTCTTTATCTCTCCTCTTATCGAGCGAGATTATCAAATCAAAGTGACCATCGTTCCATAA
- a CDS encoding flagellar basal body-associated FliL family protein, which produces MGDPEIDEEEGGLPAADAGAGSSPLIKWLIYIAGAVFGIIIVVLVSMFVAKQAATSTFREMKNVALVKPPPPLMTFQFQEEFRINTADKGETHFVKMKLSFGVARDDAKITAELAERIAQMRDLVNLIIGRKTKDDLIDVEDQLDLREEIKAQINHILSDGKIQEVYFTEFIVN; this is translated from the coding sequence ATGGGCGATCCCGAAATAGACGAGGAAGAAGGCGGTTTACCCGCGGCGGATGCCGGCGCCGGCTCGTCTCCGCTCATCAAATGGCTGATCTATATCGCCGGTGCCGTATTCGGAATTATCATAGTTGTACTTGTTTCGATGTTCGTCGCGAAACAGGCGGCGACTAGTACCTTCCGTGAAATGAAAAACGTGGCCTTAGTAAAACCTCCTCCGCCACTCATGACCTTCCAATTCCAGGAAGAGTTCAGGATCAATACTGCGGATAAAGGTGAGACTCACTTCGTGAAGATGAAATTATCTTTCGGAGTAGCAAGAGACGATGCTAAGATCACTGCGGAACTTGCGGAAAGGATCGCTCAGATGAGAGACTTGGTGAACCTAATTATAGGAAGAAAAACCAAGGACGATCTGATTGACGTAGAAGATCAGTTAGATTTGAGAGAAGAGATCAAAGCTCAGATCAATCATATTCTCTCCGACGGAAAGATCCAAGAAGTTTACTTCACAGAATTTATCGTCAACTGA
- a CDS encoding glucose 1-dehydrogenase, which translates to MAKQFEGKVALVTGAASPRGLGRAIANTIAKDGGDVVVVDLNKEHIEQAAADIAKEFGVKTLGIPVNVTKPEDCEAAINAVKEKFGKLDFLVNNAGVLKDNLFIRMSEQEFDFVMDVNAKGVFLMTKYASKLLLKAPSGRIVNISSLSGLSGQPGQANYSSSKAAVIALTKVAAREFSGRNVLVNAVCPGYVQTDMTASLPEEVQKKLTDPMFIPLKRPGTQQEIADAVEFFLSDKASYITGVFLRVDGGAGIGM; encoded by the coding sequence ATGGCAAAACAATTCGAAGGTAAAGTTGCATTAGTTACGGGAGCTGCTTCTCCCAGAGGTTTAGGTCGCGCTATCGCAAACACTATCGCTAAAGACGGTGGAGATGTGGTCGTCGTTGACTTAAATAAAGAGCATATCGAGCAGGCGGCCGCAGATATCGCTAAAGAATTCGGAGTTAAAACATTAGGTATTCCGGTAAACGTTACTAAGCCTGAAGACTGCGAGGCCGCTATTAATGCTGTTAAAGAAAAATTCGGTAAGCTGGATTTCTTAGTTAACAACGCAGGAGTTTTGAAAGATAATCTTTTTATCAGAATGAGCGAGCAAGAGTTTGATTTCGTAATGGATGTGAATGCGAAAGGTGTATTCTTGATGACCAAGTATGCTTCTAAACTTCTTTTAAAAGCTCCTTCCGGTAGAATTGTAAATATTTCTTCTCTTTCAGGTCTTTCTGGCCAACCAGGTCAAGCTAACTATTCTTCTTCTAAAGCTGCTGTGATCGCTCTTACTAAAGTTGCTGCAAGAGAATTTTCAGGCAGAAACGTTTTAGTAAATGCGGTTTGTCCCGGTTATGTGCAAACAGATATGACTGCTTCTCTTCCTGAAGAAGTTCAGAAAAAACTTACCGATCCTATGTTCATTCCTTTGAAGAGACCTGGAACTCAACAAGAGATCGCTGACGCTGTAGAATTCTTCCTTTCCGATAAAGCATCTTATATCACAGGAGTTTTCTTGAGAGTAGACGGCGGCGCCGGCATCGGAATGTAA